One Magnetococcus sp. PR-3 DNA window includes the following coding sequences:
- a CDS encoding PAS domain-containing protein, whose protein sequence is MDAQIHEDVGHFDRKLTLNFGGVVLLIMLTVSFASWYAFSTIMKDEEVRLTHTIASVVGEAVSRVSFSGKHHTRLLVKDLIRKNPQLNHIGVINLENQIIAHSNSDLNDKMMAWPQGVSLKTVLTEPNKHTNQTLFQRKPVREVFLPYHSGFNNRLAGIIHIGIKQQQTTEALNHGFFVMLVIITMLTLSAMLLVHQLSKHYSKPVKRLANQMSSLLEHAPMLIAIQKGQHPPHVTSNQWHRFSRPHPLPDHAELHPLLPIEAGEINHDASKAQERSVILDDSEHHFLFTRFLLTEEQDKDDVQQICTIALDITDRKQMERKLSESENRFRSLVSNLPGAVYRCSLDSDWTMLFISEGVERISGYIKEEFIQNHIRSYGSIIHKDDQTMVEQKVFEGVTQHQSYRMEYRVIHRDGSTRWVYEEGSAQYGSHGEAMWLDGVIFDISSRKEMEQTLQQNRTRLQAAVDASRAGTFYYTTASDQNTWDARMLEIYGLDENQFGGNYAAWARCIHPEDLSRTEQAFFRALGSPSTQTYDIEHRIIRSNGSLRHLRTQAWIQRDSQGQAEQVSGLVFDITEQKEVETTLRQAREQAEAANRAKSDFLAAMSHEIRTPMNAVIGMGEVLLETKVDEEQRQYIETLQHAGEALLDLINAILDLSKIESGRMELVEQDFDLHKMANETCQMFQVQCRKKGLLLQLTIDPQTPNHLLGDLSRIRQVLFNLIGNAVKFTDEGQIEVCISPIEQGQKLLYSVTDTGVGIAKDKQESIFQKFSQADSSLSRRHGGSGLGLAICRHLVEHMTGRIWVESEEGEGSAFHFTLPCKVGAPKAELLTHSEDLHRSEVTKARILLVEDSKDNQMLIRTYLKREPHELIVAWDGEEALKIYKSAGPFNLIFMDMQMPVMDGYASTGHIRALEQARGIPSTPIIALTAHALEGDEQRSLKAGCNAHLTKPIRKAHLLAAIRKYAKPTVQD, encoded by the coding sequence TTGGACGCTCAGATACATGAAGATGTGGGGCATTTTGACCGCAAGCTAACCCTAAATTTCGGTGGGGTTGTCTTGCTGATAATGCTGACCGTAAGTTTTGCATCATGGTATGCCTTCAGTACCATTATGAAGGATGAAGAGGTACGCCTGACCCATACCATAGCCAGCGTTGTAGGTGAAGCCGTTAGCCGTGTGAGTTTCTCTGGCAAACATCATACACGCCTGCTGGTTAAAGATTTAATACGTAAAAATCCACAACTTAACCATATTGGCGTTATCAATTTAGAGAACCAGATTATTGCCCATAGCAACAGTGACCTAAATGACAAAATGATGGCTTGGCCACAAGGGGTAAGCCTAAAAACGGTTCTTACCGAACCCAATAAACACACCAACCAGACCCTTTTTCAGCGAAAACCTGTACGCGAGGTTTTTTTACCTTACCACAGCGGCTTTAATAACCGCTTGGCAGGTATTATCCATATCGGCATCAAACAGCAACAGACCACAGAGGCTCTGAATCATGGCTTCTTTGTGATGTTGGTGATCATCACCATGCTAACCTTGTCTGCTATGTTGCTGGTTCACCAACTGAGCAAACACTACAGCAAGCCTGTTAAACGGTTGGCCAATCAAATGTCCAGCCTGCTTGAACATGCCCCTATGCTGATTGCCATACAAAAGGGGCAACATCCGCCCCATGTCACCAGCAACCAGTGGCACCGTTTTTCTCGCCCCCACCCTCTTCCAGATCACGCCGAGCTCCACCCGCTACTTCCCATTGAGGCTGGAGAGATTAACCATGACGCTTCAAAAGCCCAAGAGCGTAGCGTTATTTTGGATGATTCTGAGCATCATTTTCTTTTCACTCGCTTCCTACTTACCGAAGAGCAAGACAAGGATGATGTACAGCAAATTTGTACCATCGCCTTGGATATAACAGACCGTAAGCAGATGGAGAGAAAGCTGAGTGAGAGCGAAAACCGGTTTAGATCATTGGTGAGCAACTTACCGGGTGCGGTCTACCGTTGCAGCCTTGATAGTGATTGGACCATGCTCTTTATCAGTGAAGGGGTCGAGCGTATTAGCGGGTATATTAAAGAGGAGTTTATACAAAACCATATTCGATCCTATGGCAGCATCATCCATAAAGATGATCAGACGATGGTGGAACAAAAAGTATTTGAAGGGGTGACGCAGCATCAAAGCTACCGCATGGAATATCGTGTGATACACCGTGACGGTAGCACCCGTTGGGTTTATGAAGAAGGCAGTGCCCAATATGGTAGCCATGGTGAGGCAATGTGGTTGGATGGTGTAATTTTTGATATCTCCAGCCGCAAAGAGATGGAGCAGACCCTGCAACAAAACCGTACACGACTCCAAGCTGCTGTTGATGCCAGCCGGGCCGGTACCTTTTATTATACAACAGCCTCAGACCAAAACACCTGGGATGCCAGAATGTTGGAGATTTACGGGCTGGATGAAAATCAGTTTGGTGGCAATTACGCCGCGTGGGCACGCTGCATTCACCCTGAAGATCTGTCACGAACGGAACAGGCTTTTTTCCGAGCTCTGGGTTCACCAAGCACGCAAACCTATGATATTGAACATCGCATTATTCGCTCAAATGGGAGCTTGCGCCATTTACGCACCCAAGCCTGGATTCAACGAGACAGTCAGGGGCAAGCCGAGCAAGTCAGTGGTCTAGTCTTTGATATTACCGAGCAAAAAGAGGTCGAAACCACCCTTCGTCAAGCTCGAGAACAGGCTGAAGCAGCCAACCGCGCCAAAAGTGATTTTCTTGCCGCAATGAGCCATGAGATCCGCACCCCCATGAATGCGGTGATCGGCATGGGGGAGGTTCTCCTCGAAACCAAGGTGGATGAAGAACAACGTCAATACATTGAGACCCTTCAACATGCAGGGGAGGCTCTTTTAGATCTGATCAATGCCATCCTTGATCTCTCTAAGATCGAATCAGGACGCATGGAGTTGGTGGAGCAAGATTTTGACCTGCATAAAATGGCCAATGAAACCTGCCAGATGTTCCAGGTACAATGTCGGAAAAAAGGTCTTTTACTACAGCTAACGATTGACCCCCAGACCCCCAATCATCTTTTGGGGGATCTTTCACGTATTCGACAAGTGCTGTTCAACCTTATTGGCAATGCCGTTAAGTTTACCGACGAAGGTCAGATTGAAGTTTGCATTTCACCCATCGAACAGGGACAAAAACTTCTATACAGCGTGACAGATACAGGTGTGGGCATTGCCAAGGATAAGCAAGAGAGTATCTTCCAAAAGTTCTCTCAAGCAGACTCCAGCCTCTCTCGCCGCCATGGCGGTTCAGGTCTGGGACTGGCCATTTGTCGTCACCTTGTGGAGCATATGACAGGTCGTATCTGGGTCGAAAGTGAAGAGGGAGAAGGCAGTGCTTTCCATTTCACACTGCCTTGTAAAGTTGGAGCGCCAAAAGCAGAACTGTTAACCCACAGTGAAGATCTACACCGCAGTGAAGTGACCAAAGCACGTATTTTACTGGTGGAAGATTCCAAAGATAATCAAATGCTCATCCGTACCTACCTTAAAAGGGAACCTCATGAGTTGATTGTTGCCTGGGATGGAGAAGAAGCTTTAAAGATCTACAAATCCGCAGGTCCATTTAATCTTATTTTTATGGATATGCAGATGCCTGTTATGGATGGCTATGCCTCTACAGGCCACATTCGAGCCTTGGAACAGGCCAGAGGCATACCAAGCACCCCTATTATTGCGCTCACTGCGCACGCGTTGGAGGGGGATGAACAGCGAAGTTTAAAAGCAGGCTGCAATGCCCACCTAACCAAACCCATTCGCAAAGCCCATCTACTGGCCGCTATCCGAAAATATGCCAAGCCCACCGTGCAAGACTGA
- a CDS encoding putative bifunctional diguanylate cyclase/phosphodiesterase: MMDPSLFMRLFLGTLLPGAVLPLGIIVLLHFSLGHGVWAHHGLHVLLEAGAGFAALFVAVIIKLLHRNQQIHSRLLWLSASLALSALLMALHTAKGTDENIVIWLYSLATLLGGGLSAAMLLPWTWRWRSWLPYLSFCGAIIVVAWAMFLPQTVPEMGAWSKLSQLAMAMNLLGALGFVLAWFALISGHVLKDFKGPLLLGNFSLLMAAAALLFVFAQTWDRYWWLYHLFRVAALGLLLVYFFELYMRDFRLLRENDARFHALVASIHASVYRCKISLDRPLIYASDDLQHMTGIDVETLVSKEEPVTLKSLVLPEDWQEVQEALEWSIKTHVPYNMQYRILHPDRGEVWVSDRGQLVKDHHGLARWFDGAVVDITESRETEQQLLLAKQVIQTASEAIIITNHRNKILDVNPAYEQITGFMRHEVLGRNPKVTQSGRHDPSFYAHMWKKLIGEGNWRGEIWDRRRNGEVFPKWLSISAIRNRLGEITHFVGVFHDISRQKNTEEQLERLAFYDPLTQLPNRVLFRDRLTHEVGVAERTNKMMSLLFVDLDRFKIINDTLGHGVGDELLLQVSKRLIASVRKSDTVARLGGDEFAVILPGMDRPEDAAHVSETIINQLQMPFSLEGNELFVGASIGIAVHGQDGDDYDALTMNADAAMFKAKESGKGTYKFFTPDMNDQNAKRLVMEAELRRAIDNQELMLHYQPKVDAESRQIVGMEALVRWIHPERGVIPPGDFIPLAEETGLIVPLGELVLTRACRQVKQWWDMGLPPVQVAVNLSPRQFQEPNLIEKIQDTLDKTGLPASGLELEITESIAMHDVDNTIETVKQLRDLGVRISIDDFGTGYSSLSYLKKFPLHALKIDQSFVRDLEGDEDDASIVASIISMAKAMALGVVAEGVENAQQLEFLRGRDCQQVQGFFFSKPLPPSEFLSLLEKQRDTGSAVGGSED, encoded by the coding sequence ATGATGGATCCCTCACTCTTTATGCGGCTTTTTCTGGGTACTCTGTTGCCCGGTGCCGTTTTACCTTTGGGGATTATCGTTTTACTCCATTTCTCGTTAGGTCATGGTGTGTGGGCTCACCATGGTCTTCATGTGTTGTTAGAGGCTGGTGCTGGCTTTGCTGCACTCTTTGTGGCGGTCATTATTAAGCTTCTGCATAGAAATCAGCAAATCCACTCCCGACTGCTCTGGCTATCGGCCTCTTTGGCCCTATCTGCCCTCCTTATGGCATTACATACCGCCAAAGGTACCGATGAAAATATTGTTATTTGGCTCTATAGCTTAGCCACGCTTTTAGGGGGTGGGTTAAGTGCAGCCATGTTGCTACCCTGGACATGGCGTTGGCGTTCTTGGTTGCCGTATCTCTCTTTTTGTGGCGCGATCATAGTGGTCGCTTGGGCGATGTTCTTACCCCAAACCGTGCCGGAAATGGGGGCGTGGTCTAAGCTTAGCCAACTTGCAATGGCAATGAATCTACTTGGTGCTTTGGGGTTTGTCTTAGCTTGGTTTGCCTTGATCAGTGGGCATGTGCTCAAAGATTTTAAAGGTCCACTTTTGTTGGGGAACTTTAGCCTGTTGATGGCCGCTGCGGCCCTGCTTTTTGTCTTTGCCCAAACTTGGGATCGCTACTGGTGGCTCTACCATCTATTTCGGGTGGCCGCTTTAGGTTTGTTGCTGGTTTATTTCTTTGAACTGTATATGCGTGACTTCCGGTTGCTGCGGGAAAATGATGCCCGCTTTCATGCCTTGGTTGCCAGTATTCATGCCTCTGTCTATCGCTGTAAGATCTCTCTGGACCGACCCCTAATCTATGCGAGTGATGACCTGCAGCATATGACAGGAATTGATGTTGAGACATTGGTCTCTAAAGAAGAGCCCGTTACCCTGAAATCCTTGGTATTGCCTGAAGATTGGCAAGAGGTGCAAGAGGCGCTGGAGTGGTCGATCAAAACCCATGTTCCCTATAATATGCAGTATCGTATTTTACACCCAGATCGTGGTGAGGTGTGGGTTAGTGATCGGGGCCAATTGGTCAAAGATCACCATGGCTTAGCACGATGGTTTGATGGGGCCGTGGTTGATATTACGGAGTCTCGGGAAACAGAACAGCAGCTGTTGCTGGCCAAACAGGTGATTCAGACCGCTTCAGAAGCCATTATTATTACCAATCATCGCAACAAAATTTTAGATGTAAACCCCGCCTATGAACAGATTACGGGCTTTATGCGGCATGAAGTTTTGGGCCGAAACCCCAAGGTCACACAATCTGGACGACACGATCCCAGTTTCTATGCCCATATGTGGAAAAAGTTGATAGGTGAGGGGAATTGGAGAGGAGAGATTTGGGATCGCCGGCGTAATGGAGAGGTGTTCCCCAAATGGTTGTCTATTAGTGCCATTCGTAACCGTTTGGGGGAGATCACCCATTTTGTGGGTGTTTTTCACGACATTAGCCGCCAAAAAAATACAGAAGAGCAACTGGAACGGCTGGCGTTCTATGATCCTCTCACACAGTTACCCAACCGTGTGCTGTTCCGAGATCGTTTAACCCATGAAGTTGGGGTTGCCGAGCGGACCAATAAAATGATGAGTCTGCTCTTTGTCGACCTGGATCGTTTTAAGATTATTAATGACACGTTAGGCCATGGTGTAGGCGATGAACTGCTCTTACAGGTCTCTAAACGTTTAATTGCCAGTGTGCGAAAAAGTGACACGGTTGCACGTTTAGGGGGGGATGAGTTTGCGGTCATTCTACCGGGTATGGATCGTCCTGAAGATGCAGCCCATGTATCAGAGACCATCATCAACCAACTACAAATGCCTTTTTCTTTAGAAGGTAATGAGCTGTTTGTTGGGGCAAGTATTGGTATTGCCGTTCATGGCCAGGATGGGGATGACTATGACGCTCTAACCATGAACGCAGATGCGGCCATGTTTAAGGCCAAAGAGTCAGGCAAGGGTACGTATAAGTTCTTTACACCTGATATGAATGATCAAAACGCCAAACGTTTGGTCATGGAGGCAGAGCTGCGTCGTGCCATCGATAACCAAGAGTTGATGCTTCATTATCAACCAAAAGTGGATGCAGAATCTCGCCAAATCGTCGGTATGGAGGCTCTGGTTCGTTGGATCCACCCTGAACGGGGTGTGATCCCCCCTGGTGATTTTATTCCATTGGCCGAAGAGACAGGGTTGATTGTGCCTTTGGGTGAGTTGGTGTTGACCCGCGCCTGTCGCCAGGTCAAACAGTGGTGGGATATGGGGTTACCCCCTGTACAGGTAGCGGTTAATTTATCACCGCGCCAGTTCCAAGAACCTAATTTGATTGAAAAAATTCAGGATACCCTGGATAAGACGGGCCTGCCCGCCAGTGGTCTGGAGTTGGAGATTACAGAAAGCATCGCGATGCATGATGTCGATAATACCATTGAGACCGTCAAGCAGTTGCGGGATTTGGGTGTACGCATTTCTATTGATGATTTTGGTACCGGTTATTCCTCGTTGAGCTACCTGAAAAAATTCCCTCTACATGCCCTGAAAATTGATCAATCCTTTGTCCGGGATCTGGAAGGGGATGAGGATGACGCCAGCATTGTCGCCTCCATTATCTCCATGGCAAAAGCGATGGCTCTGGGTGTTGTTGCAGAAGGGGTGGAGAATGCGCAACAGCTGGAGTTTCTGCGTGGGCGGGATTGTCAGCAGGTTCAGGGGTTCTTTTTCAGTAAACCGCTACCCCCGTCTGAGTTTCTATCCTTATTGGAAAAACAGAGAGATACCGGAAGTGCCGTCGGTGGTTCTGAGGATTAA
- a CDS encoding DegT/DnrJ/EryC1/StrS family aminotransferase: MSKSEQSAYLEALQQAIEGFCQTQHGYQFNPDDPLIAPYTRPYGSEEILAATQCLLKGDVKMGARTKAFEHAFSHARNSRFGVMSNSGSSAKLLAISALCNPKLDQALQPGDEVIVPALAWPTTFWPLIQNQLIPVVVDVNPETLNLEPRSVEAALSPRTRALMAVHGYGNPCDMDALGKLCARHELLLIEDCTEANGACYNGKAVGSHGCIGTFSFYHSHHMSTMEGGMCITDDPVIDDMIRILRAHGWVRDVRDEKPYAERYPEVDPRFLFVNQGYNLRPTEIQSAIGEIQLLRLPDVLKARQHCAQHLEQAMTPFSRFLRTQKTTPNSEHARFSFPVTLTEEAPFSVADLRTHLSDAGIETRTVSCGNIARQPGFKYVPHRVVGALPHATRIMKHGLLLPVHQDMDEAATNYVIKSLKEFFTHKNLI, translated from the coding sequence ATGTCCAAGTCTGAACAGTCTGCTTACCTGGAAGCATTACAACAGGCTATAGAAGGGTTTTGCCAGACACAGCATGGTTATCAGTTTAATCCCGATGACCCTCTTATTGCCCCTTATACACGACCCTATGGGTCGGAAGAAATTCTTGCAGCGACCCAGTGCCTTTTAAAAGGCGATGTAAAAATGGGGGCACGTACTAAAGCGTTTGAACATGCTTTTAGTCACGCGCGTAATAGCCGTTTTGGGGTCATGAGTAACTCGGGTTCCTCAGCTAAACTCTTAGCAATTTCAGCGTTGTGCAACCCAAAGTTAGACCAAGCTCTGCAGCCAGGGGATGAGGTGATTGTTCCAGCGCTGGCATGGCCTACCACTTTTTGGCCTTTGATTCAAAATCAGCTCATACCCGTTGTGGTGGATGTTAATCCTGAAACACTAAACCTGGAACCTCGCAGTGTTGAAGCTGCACTCTCCCCACGCACGCGGGCTCTCATGGCTGTTCATGGCTATGGTAACCCATGTGATATGGATGCCTTAGGTAAGCTTTGTGCCCGGCATGAGCTTCTGTTGATTGAAGATTGTACCGAAGCCAATGGTGCCTGCTACAACGGAAAAGCAGTCGGTTCTCATGGCTGTATTGGGACATTCAGCTTTTATCACTCACACCATATGAGCACCATGGAAGGGGGGATGTGTATTACGGATGATCCGGTGATTGATGATATGATCCGTATTCTCCGCGCCCATGGTTGGGTTCGGGATGTCCGGGATGAAAAGCCTTATGCAGAGCGCTACCCAGAGGTTGATCCTCGCTTTCTGTTTGTGAACCAGGGCTATAACCTCAGACCCACTGAAATTCAATCGGCCATTGGTGAAATACAACTTCTGCGCTTGCCCGATGTACTGAAAGCGCGTCAACATTGTGCACAACACCTTGAACAGGCCATGACCCCGTTTTCCCGTTTTTTACGCACACAAAAAACAACCCCAAATAGTGAGCACGCACGCTTCTCTTTTCCTGTCACGCTGACAGAGGAAGCCCCTTTTAGTGTGGCAGACCTGCGAACCCACCTTTCCGATGCTGGTATTGAAACCCGCACGGTAAGTTGCGGCAATATTGCCCGTCAACCGGGGTTCAAATATGTGCCACATCGTGTGGTTGGGGC
- a CDS encoding sugar ABC transporter substrate-binding protein, which produces MKSLLGAVLLLFWFFFAPLAYAQNFRIGVLVWSDQIAGQVAMLAGLESEANRLMKQAKEQDLPTFSLYIQRAGDGQQGVTNQIQQMQTMIEQRVDLIIVQPTDNAALAEQLQAANRANIPVVAYDQYISGGHLSAFVTSNNYQAGYLNGEYMAHHFDNDKPIRLILVEYPLVSSTIDRVEGFLDALTQHKQPFQIIQRYQAVEPVAGTRVGQKILNFFPNTGSIDAIFTVNDGGGLAMVKVLEEAGRDELFVATIDGDPASVERIRQGSIIKIDSAQFCGPLGAEAMRAAYAILTNTPVAEHWLVPVFPITKETVSLYPGWLGPIPDKLTKPWHSTNPLWHGQMKVVVP; this is translated from the coding sequence ATGAAATCTCTCTTAGGTGCGGTTCTGCTGCTTTTCTGGTTCTTTTTTGCCCCCTTGGCCTATGCTCAAAACTTTCGGATTGGTGTGCTTGTTTGGTCCGATCAAATTGCCGGTCAAGTTGCCATGCTGGCAGGGCTAGAGTCCGAAGCTAACCGCTTAATGAAGCAAGCCAAAGAGCAAGATTTACCGACCTTTTCTCTGTATATTCAACGGGCAGGAGATGGGCAACAAGGCGTAACCAACCAGATCCAACAGATGCAAACCATGATTGAGCAAAGGGTGGATCTCATTATCGTCCAACCCACCGATAACGCTGCTCTGGCCGAGCAGCTACAAGCTGCCAATCGTGCCAATATACCTGTTGTCGCTTATGACCAATATATCAGTGGCGGCCACTTGTCTGCGTTTGTAACCTCAAACAACTACCAGGCAGGTTACCTGAACGGCGAGTATATGGCGCATCACTTTGATAATGATAAACCCATCCGACTTATTTTGGTGGAATACCCCCTGGTCTCCTCTACCATTGATCGGGTTGAAGGTTTTTTGGATGCACTGACCCAGCACAAGCAACCTTTTCAGATCATTCAACGCTATCAAGCTGTTGAACCTGTTGCAGGTACCCGCGTTGGGCAGAAGATTTTAAACTTCTTCCCCAATACAGGAAGCATTGATGCCATTTTTACGGTCAACGATGGGGGGGGGCTGGCCATGGTAAAAGTACTGGAAGAAGCCGGTCGGGATGAACTGTTTGTCGCAACGATTGATGGGGATCCAGCGTCAGTGGAACGCATACGCCAGGGTAGTATCATTAAAATTGACTCAGCCCAATTTTGTGGACCACTCGGGGCAGAAGCCATGCGTGCAGCTTATGCCATTTTAACCAATACACCTGTGGCAGAACATTGGCTGGTTCCTGTTTTTCCGATTACTAAAGAGACCGTGTCTCTTTATCCCGGGTGGTTAGGCCCTATCCCTGACAAACTAACCAAACCGTGGCACAGCACTAACCCCCTATGGCATGGACAGATGAAAGTCGTCGTACCATAA